One Insulibacter thermoxylanivorax genomic region harbors:
- a CDS encoding bifunctional homocysteine S-methyltransferase/methylenetetrahydrofolate reductase, producing the protein MKQDLRSALRERVIIGDGAMGTYLYQLGFPVGISYEEINLTKPEVIADVHRRYYEAGARLIETNTFSANREKLSKYGLEDEVENINRAAVRIARQAAGDDAYIAGAVGSIRGGRRSDIAVEELRRNFDQQIRVLIEEGVDAILLETFYDLEEMLLALSVVRGISSDLPVIAQFAMEDVGRTQDGYTVQEAFDQAVQSGADIVGFNCRSGPYGIMRAMDKLRDRQPVPMSVFPNAGIPDLVDGRVEFIATPGYFAECAVMFAERGMRIIGGCCGTTPEHIAAMAQALQGRDLKSLAGQGVRASEPGASGADETKAETAALDRPTRGRVIVGEEPEAPASGSAAEAVKQPPREPSIVELVRQRHTVIVELDPPRDLTIDRFMRGAEALRDAGADMITLADNSLAVTRMNNMALGHLMHERVGIRPLVHIACRDRNLIGTQSHMMGLHALGIDHVLAVTGDPARIGDLPGSSSVYDLTSFEMIRMIKQLNEGIAFSGKPLKQRANFVVGAAFNPNVKHLDKAVKRLERKVEAGADFIMTQPVYDPALFQQIAEMTEHIPIPIFIGIMPLASGRNAEFLHNEVPGIKLSDDVRARMAGLEGEDGRKAGVAIAKELLDEAMRWFKGIYLMTPFLAYEMTVQLVEHVWEAVPRYAPNQS; encoded by the coding sequence ATGAAACAAGATTTGCGCAGCGCCCTCAGGGAGAGAGTCATCATCGGTGACGGTGCGATGGGCACTTATCTATATCAGCTTGGATTTCCCGTGGGAATCTCCTATGAGGAGATCAATCTGACGAAGCCGGAAGTGATCGCGGATGTGCACCGCCGTTATTACGAAGCGGGAGCGCGTCTGATCGAGACGAATACCTTCTCAGCGAACCGCGAGAAGCTGTCGAAGTATGGACTTGAAGATGAAGTGGAGAATATCAACCGCGCCGCGGTGCGCATCGCCCGCCAGGCGGCGGGTGACGATGCCTACATAGCGGGTGCCGTCGGATCGATTCGCGGCGGCAGGCGGAGCGATATTGCGGTTGAGGAACTGCGCCGGAATTTTGACCAGCAGATCCGCGTGCTGATCGAAGAGGGCGTCGATGCGATTCTCCTGGAGACGTTCTACGATCTGGAAGAGATGCTGCTTGCACTCAGCGTTGTTCGCGGAATAAGCAGTGATCTTCCGGTGATCGCCCAATTCGCTATGGAAGATGTGGGACGGACCCAGGACGGGTATACCGTGCAGGAAGCTTTTGATCAGGCCGTTCAGAGCGGTGCTGACATCGTCGGCTTCAACTGCCGCAGCGGTCCCTATGGCATCATGCGGGCGATGGATAAGCTGCGGGATCGGCAGCCTGTGCCGATGTCCGTGTTCCCGAACGCCGGGATCCCCGATCTCGTCGACGGCCGGGTGGAATTCATCGCGACGCCGGGTTATTTCGCTGAATGCGCCGTGATGTTTGCCGAGCGCGGCATGCGCATCATCGGCGGCTGCTGCGGCACGACACCGGAGCATATCGCCGCCATGGCGCAGGCGCTGCAAGGACGGGATCTGAAGAGCTTGGCCGGGCAAGGTGTGAGAGCAAGTGAGCCGGGCGCAAGCGGCGCGGATGAAACGAAGGCAGAGACGGCAGCGCTCGATCGACCGACCCGAGGGCGGGTTATCGTGGGTGAAGAACCGGAGGCACCGGCATCCGGATCGGCAGCCGAGGCCGTTAAGCAGCCGCCGCGGGAGCCGTCGATCGTCGAGCTCGTTCGGCAGCGCCATACGGTGATCGTCGAGCTTGACCCGCCGCGGGATCTGACGATCGATCGCTTCATGCGCGGAGCAGAAGCGCTGCGCGATGCGGGGGCGGATATGATCACCCTGGCGGACAACTCCTTGGCCGTCACCCGCATGAACAACATGGCTCTCGGCCATCTGATGCATGAGCGCGTCGGCATCCGGCCGCTAGTTCATATCGCTTGCCGCGACCGCAATCTGATCGGCACACAGTCGCATATGATGGGCCTTCATGCGCTCGGAATCGACCACGTGCTGGCGGTTACGGGAGATCCGGCGCGGATCGGGGATTTGCCGGGATCAAGTTCGGTATATGATCTGACTTCCTTTGAGATGATTCGCATGATCAAACAGCTGAACGAGGGCATCGCCTTCTCCGGCAAGCCGCTGAAACAGCGCGCCAACTTCGTCGTCGGTGCAGCCTTTAACCCGAACGTGAAGCATCTCGACAAGGCGGTCAAACGCTTGGAACGCAAGGTGGAAGCCGGCGCGGACTTCATCATGACGCAGCCGGTCTACGATCCTGCTCTGTTCCAGCAGATCGCCGAGATGACGGAGCATATTCCGATTCCGATCTTTATCGGGATCATGCCTCTGGCATCCGGCCGCAACGCGGAATTCCTGCACAACGAAGTGCCGGGGATCAAGCTGTCCGACGATGTGCGGGCTCGCATGGCCGGCCTGGAAGGAGAAGATGGCAGAAAGGCCGGCGTGGCGATCGCCAAGGAACTTCTGGACGAAGCGATGCGCTGGTTCAAGGGCATCTATCTGATGACACCGTTCTTGGCCTACGAGATGACGGTGCAGCTGGTAGAGCATGTATGGGAAGCGGTGCCTCGCTATGCGCCGAACCAATCTTAA
- a CDS encoding selenium metabolism-associated LysR family transcriptional regulator → MALNFHHLHIFHTVAVYGSFSAAAQSLSMTQPAVTMQVQALEEYFGVKLFHRTTKRVELSDAGKALLPYARQAVALMKETEQAMAGYTEMLKGKLQLGASLTIGEYILPRLLGPFAREYPDIMISLKVFNTAQIVEEIVNHQLTFGLVEAPVEHPEIHSDVVLSDELLLIIPPDHPLRDVEEPTFEQLIDHPFVLREQGSGTRQVMEQEMRAGGHDPQQLKIVMELGSTGAVKSAVEAGLGLSVLSRSAVRNESVLGTIVTKRIRGLNFMRDFHAVYLKSTLLPLAAVTFMTFLKKHDLDQWL, encoded by the coding sequence GTGGCCCTGAACTTCCATCATCTTCATATCTTCCATACCGTCGCTGTCTACGGGAGCTTCTCAGCGGCGGCCCAATCCCTCAGCATGACGCAGCCGGCGGTGACGATGCAGGTGCAGGCTTTAGAAGAATACTTCGGCGTGAAGCTGTTCCATCGCACGACGAAGCGGGTTGAGCTCTCCGATGCGGGGAAGGCGCTGCTTCCCTATGCACGGCAAGCGGTCGCCTTGATGAAGGAAACGGAGCAGGCGATGGCCGGCTACACGGAGATGCTGAAGGGTAAACTGCAGCTCGGTGCAAGTTTGACGATCGGCGAGTACATCCTCCCCAGATTATTAGGTCCGTTCGCCCGGGAATATCCCGATATTATGATCAGCCTGAAGGTGTTCAATACGGCGCAGATCGTCGAAGAGATCGTGAACCATCAGCTGACCTTCGGCTTAGTGGAGGCGCCGGTCGAGCATCCCGAGATTCATTCCGATGTGGTGCTGAGTGATGAGCTGCTGTTGATCATACCGCCGGACCATCCGCTGCGAGACGTGGAGGAACCGACTTTTGAGCAGCTGATCGATCATCCCTTCGTGCTTCGCGAGCAGGGTTCAGGAACGCGGCAGGTGATGGAACAGGAGATGCGGGCAGGCGGGCACGACCCGCAGCAGTTGAAGATCGTCATGGAGCTGGGCAGCACAGGGGCCGTGAAGTCCGCTGTGGAGGCGGGTCTCGGATTGTCTGTGCTTTCCCGCTCGGCGGTGCGGAATGAATCGGTATTGGGGACGATCGTAACGAAGCGCATTCGAGGACTGAATTTCATGCGGGATTTCCATGCCGTTTACCTCAAATCGACGCTGCTGCCCCTTGCGGCAGTTACATTTATGACCTTTTTGAAAAAACATGATCTGGATCAATGGCTCTAG
- a CDS encoding calcium-translocating P-type ATPase, SERCA-type: MSQQRWHQLSTQDVIRLQKTDALSGLSDREAKRRLEAAGPNVLSEGVRISPIVLLLNQFKDFMVLVLVGATLISGLLGEYLDAITILAIIVMNGILGFIQEYRAEKSLRALKELSAPTAKVIRNGEVNEVGAHTLVPGDIILLESGDRIPADVRFLEVNSLYVEESALTGESVPVNKRIDTILEEDAPLGDRRNLGFLGTMVTRGTARAVVIATGMDTEMGKIADLIQTTDAMATPLQHRLEQLGKLLIVIALALTVMVVAAGIMHGQPAYGMFLAGVSLAVAAIPEGLPAIVTIALALGVQRMIKRKAIVRKLPSVETLGCASVICSDKTGTLTQNKMTVTHLWSGGSLYEVSGLGYEPYGEITQQGKRIDARRDSALRRLLQVGVLCNNAVLVEQSGEAVAPKAAMKAAKEGKSAASPGTKKTCDIKGDPTEGALLVLGSKAGMTRQSLAGMYTRVKEFPFDAERKRMSVVVQHQGGRIVCVKGAPDLLLDQCSYILWEGNVVPLTGTLRQKMMAANEAMAKQALRVLALAYRDVKEHESCDTEEEAERGLTLIGLAGMIDPPREEVKDAILTCKQAGIKTVMITGDHQLTAEAIAKQLGILPRNGKVINGKQLAAMSDEDLDEKVDQIYVFARVAPEHKLRIVKSLQRRGHVVAMTGDGVNDAPAIKAADIGIAMGITGTDVSKEASSLVLSDDNFATIVAAIEEGRNIYENIRKFIRYLLASNVGEILVMFIAMMLGMPLPLVPIMILWVNLVTDGLPAMALGIDPSESDLMKQKPRPAKENIFARRLGWKILSRGVLIGLCTLAAFWLTLKSEPDHLSLAQTVAFATLVMAQLIHVFDCRSSRSIFHRNVFENKYLVLAVLSSIGLLLGVIYIDALQPVFKTVDLGIREWALVLVFAGIPTFLMGAGSVLRGGAPKKKKIIYGGGMPGSKSNPVIR, from the coding sequence ATGAGTCAGCAAAGGTGGCATCAATTGAGCACGCAAGATGTGATCCGATTACAGAAAACGGATGCGTTAAGCGGATTATCTGACAGAGAAGCGAAGCGAAGGCTGGAAGCAGCCGGTCCGAATGTTCTAAGCGAAGGGGTTCGCATATCACCTATCGTGCTTCTGTTGAATCAATTCAAGGACTTCATGGTGCTGGTACTGGTCGGTGCCACGCTCATCTCCGGGCTGCTCGGCGAGTATCTGGATGCGATCACGATCCTGGCGATCATCGTGATGAACGGGATCCTTGGGTTCATCCAAGAATACCGCGCGGAGAAATCACTGCGGGCGTTGAAGGAGCTTTCGGCACCTACGGCCAAGGTCATCCGCAATGGCGAAGTGAACGAGGTCGGAGCACATACCCTTGTCCCCGGCGATATCATCCTGCTCGAGAGCGGCGATCGCATCCCGGCGGATGTACGGTTTCTAGAAGTAAACAGCTTATATGTGGAGGAATCGGCGCTGACCGGCGAGTCCGTCCCAGTCAACAAGCGGATCGATACGATCTTAGAAGAAGACGCGCCGCTCGGCGATCGGCGCAACCTTGGTTTCCTGGGCACGATGGTAACGCGGGGGACGGCAAGGGCGGTGGTGATCGCCACCGGCATGGATACGGAGATGGGCAAGATCGCTGATCTGATTCAGACGACGGATGCGATGGCTACACCCCTGCAGCATCGCTTGGAACAGCTGGGTAAGCTGCTGATCGTCATCGCTTTGGCGCTGACTGTGATGGTTGTGGCAGCGGGAATTATGCATGGACAGCCGGCTTACGGCATGTTCCTGGCCGGTGTCAGCCTGGCCGTGGCGGCAATCCCCGAAGGTCTGCCGGCGATCGTTACCATCGCTCTAGCCCTCGGTGTGCAGCGGATGATCAAGCGCAAGGCGATCGTGCGCAAACTCCCCTCCGTCGAAACCTTGGGCTGTGCGTCGGTGATCTGCTCTGATAAGACGGGGACGCTAACCCAGAATAAGATGACCGTCACCCATCTATGGAGCGGCGGCTCTCTATATGAAGTGTCGGGTTTGGGATATGAGCCGTACGGCGAGATCACACAGCAGGGCAAGCGAATCGACGCAAGGCGGGATTCCGCCCTCAGGCGTCTGCTGCAGGTCGGCGTGCTCTGCAACAATGCCGTCTTGGTCGAGCAATCAGGGGAGGCTGTCGCCCCTAAAGCAGCGATGAAAGCCGCAAAGGAAGGGAAATCCGCTGCCTCCCCGGGAACGAAGAAAACCTGCGATATTAAAGGAGATCCCACGGAGGGAGCACTGCTGGTATTGGGCAGTAAGGCCGGCATGACTCGTCAGTCCCTGGCTGGGATGTATACGCGGGTGAAGGAATTTCCCTTTGATGCGGAGCGGAAACGCATGTCCGTCGTCGTCCAGCATCAAGGCGGGCGGATCGTCTGCGTCAAAGGGGCGCCTGATCTGCTCCTTGACCAATGTTCCTATATTCTATGGGAAGGCAATGTGGTGCCGCTGACCGGAACGCTGCGGCAGAAGATGATGGCCGCCAACGAAGCGATGGCTAAACAGGCACTTCGCGTGCTGGCATTGGCTTACAGGGACGTGAAGGAACACGAAAGCTGCGACACGGAGGAAGAAGCGGAACGGGGCCTGACCTTGATCGGGCTGGCCGGGATGATCGACCCGCCGCGGGAAGAAGTCAAGGATGCAATCCTGACCTGCAAACAGGCGGGGATCAAGACGGTGATGATTACCGGCGACCATCAGTTGACGGCGGAGGCGATCGCCAAGCAGCTGGGCATCCTGCCGAGAAACGGCAAGGTGATTAACGGCAAGCAGCTGGCAGCGATGAGCGATGAGGACTTAGATGAGAAGGTGGATCAGATCTATGTCTTCGCCAGAGTAGCGCCGGAGCATAAACTGCGCATCGTAAAGTCTCTGCAGCGCCGCGGTCATGTCGTCGCCATGACCGGCGACGGCGTGAACGATGCGCCGGCGATCAAAGCGGCGGATATCGGCATCGCGATGGGGATCACCGGCACCGATGTGTCGAAGGAAGCCTCCTCCCTCGTGCTCAGCGATGATAATTTTGCCACGATCGTCGCTGCAATCGAGGAAGGACGCAATATCTATGAGAATATCCGGAAGTTTATTCGCTATCTGCTGGCATCCAATGTCGGCGAGATCCTCGTCATGTTCATCGCGATGATGCTGGGGATGCCGCTGCCCCTCGTGCCGATCATGATCCTCTGGGTGAACCTGGTCACCGACGGTCTGCCGGCGATGGCTCTAGGCATCGATCCGTCTGAATCCGATCTGATGAAGCAGAAGCCTCGTCCGGCCAAGGAGAACATCTTCGCCCGCCGTCTCGGCTGGAAGATTCTAAGCCGCGGCGTCTTGATCGGACTCTGCACTTTGGCCGCCTTCTGGCTGACGCTGAAGTCCGAGCCGGATCACCTGTCCCTGGCGCAGACCGTTGCCTTCGCAACGCTGGTCATGGCACAGCTGATTCATGTCTTCGACTGCCGCAGTTCACGTTCGATCTTCCATCGCAACGTGTTCGAGAACAAGTATCTCGTGCTTGCGGTGCTCTCATCGATTGGGCTCCTGCTCGGCGTCATCTACATCGATGCACTGCAGCCGGTGTTCAAAACCGTCGATCTCGGTATCCGGGAATGGGCGCTGGTCCTGGTGTTCGCAGGCATTCCGACCTTCCTGATGGGAGCGGGCAGCGTGCTGCGCGGCGGTGCGCCGAAGAAGAAGAAAATCATCTACGGCGGCGGCATGCCCGGCAGCAAGTCCAACCCCGTCATTCGATAG
- the galU gene encoding UTP--glucose-1-phosphate uridylyltransferase GalU, translated as MIRKAIIPAAGLGTRFLPATKAQPKEMLPIVDKPAIQYIVEEAIESGVEDIIIVTGKHKRAIEDHFDKSIELELMLEEKGNQKMLEMVQQISNLADIHYIRQKQPLGLGHAVLCARKFIGNEPFAVLLGDDIIMSKTPTLKSMIDMYNQHRTSVIGSMMVSPAEVDRYGIISPEEEDGIIKIRDLVEKPQPDQAPSNLAVIGRYIIEPEIFSILEQAKPGKGGEIQLTDALRVLNQQKQMIAYPLEGVRYDIGDKFGYIKATVDIALERPELAEQVREYLTSLVQSWGQRR; from the coding sequence ATGATACGCAAAGCAATCATTCCCGCAGCCGGATTAGGGACAAGATTCTTGCCGGCGACGAAAGCGCAGCCGAAGGAGATGCTGCCGATCGTCGACAAACCTGCCATCCAATACATCGTCGAAGAGGCGATTGAATCGGGCGTAGAGGATATCATCATCGTTACGGGGAAGCACAAGCGCGCCATCGAGGATCACTTTGATAAATCGATTGAGCTGGAATTGATGTTGGAGGAGAAGGGGAATCAGAAAATGCTGGAGATGGTGCAGCAGATCTCGAATTTGGCGGATATTCACTATATTCGTCAGAAGCAGCCCCTGGGTCTAGGTCATGCCGTATTGTGCGCGCGCAAGTTCATCGGCAATGAACCCTTCGCCGTGCTGCTGGGCGACGACATCATCATGTCGAAGACGCCGACCTTGAAGTCGATGATCGATATGTATAATCAGCACCGGACGTCGGTGATCGGCTCGATGATGGTGAGTCCCGCAGAAGTGGATCGATACGGCATCATCTCGCCTGAAGAGGAGGACGGGATCATCAAGATCCGCGATCTGGTAGAGAAACCGCAGCCCGATCAAGCACCTTCGAATCTGGCGGTGATCGGCAGATACATCATCGAACCGGAGATTTTCTCGATCTTGGAGCAAGCGAAGCCGGGCAAGGGCGGGGAGATTCAGCTGACCGATGCCCTGCGCGTGCTGAATCAGCAGAAACAGATGATCGCTTATCCTCTGGAGGGCGTGCGCTATGATATCGGGGATAAGTTCGGCTATATCAAAGCGACGGTGGATATCGCCCTCGAGCGGCCGGAGCTGGCGGAGCAGGTGCGGGAATACCTCACCTCCCTTGTCCAAAGCTGGGGACAAAGGAGATGA
- a CDS encoding YlbF family regulator, with protein MQTAEIQSLDTAQVLLMAYELGDMVTNSQEVAEYLKWQKIVQSSPEIQEKIRDFTRKKEMFAECERFGHFHPEYHRALEEAKEAEKELEKFEAVRRYKEAEKNLDELLYDLSKTIAHAVSESIKVPSNNPLPVSGCGSGGACRCG; from the coding sequence ATGCAAACAGCTGAGATTCAGTCTCTGGACACGGCCCAGGTACTTCTTATGGCCTATGAGCTGGGAGATATGGTGACGAACTCCCAGGAAGTCGCCGAGTACTTGAAGTGGCAGAAGATCGTCCAATCCAGTCCAGAGATTCAGGAGAAGATTCGGGATTTTACGAGGAAAAAAGAAATGTTTGCGGAATGTGAGCGTTTCGGACATTTCCATCCTGAATATCACCGCGCGCTGGAAGAAGCGAAGGAAGCGGAGAAGGAACTGGAAAAGTTCGAAGCGGTTAGACGATATAAAGAAGCAGAGAAGAACCTGGATGAACTTCTCTATGATCTGTCCAAGACCATCGCCCATGCCGTCTCGGAATCGATTAAAGTGCCGAGCAATAATCCGCTGCCTGTCAGCGGTTGCGGGAGCGGCGGGGCGTGCCGCTGTGGATGA